Within Primulina tabacum isolate GXHZ01 chromosome 5, ASM2559414v2, whole genome shotgun sequence, the genomic segment ACGGCTACTGAAAAAAGACATGACATGGGTAGTTGCTAGAGGACAGGGTATGGACAGTCGTCAAAGGACAGGGCGTGAGCATATATCTAATCAGGAACCGTGCACATGCACTCTAATCGAGGTCATCTTCTCTCCTACAAATACCGAGTTTGTAAATGGCGGGACTCTTGTGTGAGTTTTTTTAtgggcatgttttattccattttGATGTTGATGAAGTGTTCTGATGTGTAAAGAATAatgtaaatttaaataatatagtgaTATTTTACGGTGAAATTgtttattaaatgttttttgTTTTGAATCTCTAATAGttttctattattattattatttcaattatggttagttctaaatctataaaaataaattttttcccTAACGTACTTTCAGTTCTTTgacattattatatattatttgtattctaatataaatttaataaaaaaatcattaaatttaCAAGTattgaaatataataaaattgagaatgaaatttttctgaaaattatacATAAATAAATACAAGTATGTTGGCAGGatttgtaacgtcccaaaaatttgaaggtccacgtaaaccacatccatgcaagttattaaatttattttgtattttattaaattgttaaattatctatttaattttaaaatgatttttaatgatgCAAGATTTATGAttgacattattttaaattattacatttttatttgattgatgttaaaatattttctcgtgtttcatgtttcaggcgaatattcgatgtgtgatcgaggaaaggagaccgatgacgatttaggcgattttaaaatgtgatattttatttcaagtcaagaaaatgacattataaaatgatttattaagtttttaacatttttaaagcccaatttaatttattaaataattttaagattttaaatttttaagatttaacacatgtgtattttaattcaaatttagatatgctattattttaatggggaattattattttatttagtatactaattgattattaatattttaatatcctAATTAAACCCTTTAATGCCCTCCCCACTAAcccactaacacacacacatacacatataCACTTGGCCTaggcacacacacacatttcattgcATTTCATTTCATTTCTCTTGGAAAAGGCTAGGGCTCTAAGTTTTTTCAGCAGAAACCTtttcatttctaaatttttgaaGATTCACGATCCTTTTCGGGCAAGAAAACATGAAACAATCTTCTCCCGGTCATCCCCCGTGATCCACCGCGTCGGTATTCGTTATCTTCGAGCGTTTAGACACAAAGGCATGCATAATCTTTCGTTTTCgtatcgatcttgtcatattaattattttgatatatattgtatgaaaaacatgcatatcCTATGCAAAAATTTCAGCAAAAttgtttgaaacgattttggatcaaaatttttagatctcaaaaatcgAGTCTGATGCCTTTTCGAATAGTGTGAATTTTcggttgattttctggaaaaactttcagcatataaaacgtatcactttttgataccttcgatttgacagtaaattcgtaatttttggacaagaaacgggtgagctatgatcattttcgtgggactgctcaagccatgaaatttctgtgtcacaaaatccatcatcctctgttatttcgaattttgcGACTTATAAGTTaattttctggaaatgttttcaacatatgatttttagttctctgtgttatcttcgattggACAGTAAATgcataattttctgataagaaatgtgagagatatgatttttatcgtaaacccGCTCAAGTTGTGAAAttttgtgcatgttcttcatattttctcaagttttggttgTAGGCTTTGTTGGGATCTCCTGAATCTTTGCTGTTTTGGTTAGGGCAGCATGTCCAGAGCGTTTCAACGAAGCCCTCGACAtttttaagtatgttcgacgtgcaaagaaaatatttttatgtttttgaggtatgctaaatgtcttgtgaccaattatgaacgggtttggaagtcggtgaacgttgccgaggacctctccaccacGGTAAAGTATGATCGTTTTGATCAGTTTTGGAAaacggtaaagtatgaccaaggaccaatccacctggtaaagtatgaccgaggatcttatgtatgtggtagtggacatccctgccagcccagtactgtggtttagtctgatcaggcgcatttatgtatgggtcacttgctttgaaacatatctctacgcaaaatgattatgtttatgtatgttcaagtatgtacgatgcaagtatgtttatgtaaagttttacgatatgatggcaCGTTTACGTTTATGTAAGTGCgttcatgttcaagtatgtacgtcctactttaaaatgcatgtggttttattatgtattagtTGTTATtatcagtttatacatgttgagtctttagactcactagacttgatagATGTAGGTGAGGAAGAGTACgaagagacgaggggtggggaccaatgagccgactCGGACTGTgtggaggctaaacccgaggaccgcctacgtttttaagaactttatgcatgtttcaaatactctgattttatgagactattttaagttgtttaaaCGAATACTTTTTGCAAACTTGGTTGGTAATTATTTTTAGATGAGCAGTttatttttatcgcaatttggaagatttttatttatttaagaaaatttttatttttccgcaaatttcaattattttaaaagtacatTACGTTACAGGATTGTACcaaaatttaaactttaattgAAGTAGAGCTTATAATTATTCTTTTATGTTGGcaaggagtaggtctcttgcgagacggtctcacaaatttttatctgtgatacgagtcaaccctaccaatattcacaataaaaaataatactcttagcataaaaaataataaattttcataaatgactcaaataagagatcggtctcacaaaatacgactcgtgagactgtctcacacaagtttttgctgtTGGCAAAACTTATATTTTGTGTACTAGCATTTCTATCAAGTGTGCAATCTAAAAGTTAAGTAATCAAAGCTCGTGCAGCATTTCGGTCTAATTGTTGATATAACGTCAAATACTTCAGCATATTTTGGCACCACACCAGCAGACCGCACCAGCAGGTTATTGCGTCAAATCAGCATTTTTTGACCTCATATGAGCATTTTTCGGTGATACATTAGCACTCTAACAAAGTAATATATACTAAAAGCAAAAAAAGAAATCAAAGTTAACAAACCAAAACCAAATTTTGAATACTTAGCGAATCAAAACTCGAAATGAGACAAGTTTAGTTCAggaccaaaaaaattattttccgtTAATTTTTTAGTTGAAAACGAACAAGAATCAATACAACTCTGTCAAAAGCTTTGATGTTTTTGGATGCATATTTTGCTCCTAGAATCATTGAGTAAACACTAGAGATTCGTGTGATACACACATATACCTCGACCGACCTTTTGATAATATCCTcacattaatttattaattaaatgtccTAGCTAGacactattatttaaatattataccACAAAGAAATTTAAATGTGAATAACTAAAATTTCATTTATATTTGTGAAAAGTTTTTGTAAGAAAGATCCAGAATCCTTACATATATTGAATCCTTACGCGTCCCTATCTAGCTTTGATTAAATTTCTCGTGACCTTGGGAAGAAACCTGTCCGGTGCCTATGGATCCATCTTTCATACGATGTTGTACAGATTATAAGCAATTTACGTGTAAAAAGAAAGACCCACTATTTCTCTCCACAAAACCTCTATAAATAAACCCCACACTTCATGTACTCCACCATATTCAACCTAATTCCGACTTTTGTTCTTTTATTTCGAATACTGATCAACAGCTAATTACTTGTTCTTCATTCTCAGACAAGCTTTTGTTCACGCACAATATGGCAGCTGCAGCAACAGGAATGCAAATGATCTGTGGAGCTGGTTTCAGTTCAAGAATTGCTTGTCTGAACCAGTTTGCTCCTTTGAGATCAAGCGTGCCACTTTTCAAGAGGGATATGAAGTTCAGAGTTCGAAACACGGCTGAGgtgtatatatacacacacacacactatatGTGAAGTTTACATATAGTTTGCTACTTTATTAACAGTGAAATACTGATATAACAGGATGGTGGCGATGTTGTTGATGAGAAAGAAAAAGCAGCAgttccaattccaccacaattGTTCTCGACCCCTCCTCCCCGGCCGCAACCTGAGGTAGTTCagattaatttattttgttttaatcTAATAATTGATTTAGTACATTTATATAATCACATGTGGTCTCAATTTCCATTCAGGAGAGCACAAATATTACAGATATCATGGCCTTCGATGGGCCAGGCCCGGAGAGGATCAACGGCCGTCTAGCCATGATCGGATTCGTGGCAGCCATTGCGGTTGAATTCACCAGAGGACAAGGTATCTTTTCGCAGATACAAAACGGAGGGATCCTTTGGTTTGTCGGGACAACTGTTGTGCTATCTGTGGCATCACTTGTTCCGTTATTTAAAGGTGTGAGCGCGGATTCGAGATCCAAGGGATTGATGACATCTGATGCAGAGCTTTGGAATGGAAGGCTTGCAATGGTAGGATTGATAGCTTTGGCTTACACCGAGTATGTCAAGGGTGGGACTCTTGTATGAAAGTTTGTTATGGGCATGTTTAGTTCCATGATGGTATTGATGAAATATGGTATGTAAAGAATTATGTAAATATATGAATAATGTAGTGATGTTTTTATGTTGGAatgaataattatatatttctgGATTCTAAAGTTTGATGCTTTTTTCAACGAGTAACTTTTAAATATGTAGTTTATAATAATTTACTCGGATATTCTAAAGTATACATTTGAAAAATACCTAGCTAGGTTTGGTATGTGATTGATTTTATGTTGGttttcttttgttattttttgaaAAGATATAAGTTTtttcctttaaatttatttcttCGTGTTTATGGACTTGAAACAttgcaattaattttttttcatatgtattcatgctcaaataatattatttctCTCAtccatataattatattttgtcaTTTATCACCATACCaatattgtgtatatatatttctaaTTTTAGGACTAAATAACAAGATTTCGATGAATATTTGTGGAatctaattaattttaaaaataattaagattatatatatatatatattttttagaagAATTTTTTCTTTACATAAAACTTTTCGTAAAACTTTTAGTCATTTACCAATATTTTATATTGTTAGTGTAAAATTAAATGAATATGATCTCAGGTAAAAGAGAAGCATGCAGAAAAATTCACAAGCATTAGTAGTCGGgaatacaatttttattttttaattaattttcttgTTACAATGAGGTGGAGAGTTTTGGATCGGACACGCACTTCTATTTTACTGGGTCAAGATGACGAGAAAGGCAATTTTCAATAGCAAATGAGAGTTATATATGGGCATAACGTAAATTAAACAAGTTTTTCATTTTgttcttttcattttttttccttttttgggGGTTTGAGTTTTGAGAACGGGAAATTGGTTTATAGTCCCCGGCCgtcgattttttttgtgttcagACCCTAGTTACttttttagtaccacatttCCACATGAAGTTATCATATTTccacatgaagtgtaccacatTTTGTATGACATAGTACCACAATTTTGTGGGTAGAGAATGaacccaaaaaaatattttgattgggGATTTTTCATCAACTTTCCCATTTgagaatatgttttttttttaaaaaaaattaacaacccTATTTAATGCTGACAAAATTGTTGGAGCAGTTGATATGCATTAACGGCTAAGCTTCAATGAATCAATGCgtctttgtttttttatttttttatggatgtaaCTTGATTTTTGATATTACGttaatattgaaatttaaaCTTAACTCAACTTAAAAAATTTAAGAAGATAATTGTTCAAATTTGTATATACAACTATTATAATTACAAGTCAACGGGTTTGGAGCGCGAAGTTAACAAGTCAACGCGTTGGGAAACTTTCATTCTTGAGCCTGAAGTGAGAATATTAGTTGTCTTcttgagagttgtatatatggagTTCGACAATCCTTCACCAATGAGCTAACTTTTGAAGATTGGATTAGATTCTTAATATTAATGACAAtctaaatgtatatatatatatatagactaaGGGTATGTTTGGTATGGGTGATAAGCAAAGGATAGATTGTTAAACCCATGTTTGTCTCATTTTTTATTggttcaattaatcaagaagatcaagataaaaaaaCCTATTTGGGTGAAAAGACATCACATTGTTTTGGGAGGATTGATAATCCAATTCCTAAAATATAAAGTAAATTACCATTTTACCAACAATAAAtggtttatattttttttatttgcacACACATCACATAAATAATTTCATGATGaaactaaataaaatttaaaaaatagagaaaaaaataattagaaatCCACATATCATCCTCTGCGCTTAAAAAAACAGAGAAAAAAATGAGATAAAAtgcaaaataatattaatttttattaaaaaataaattatcagATAAATACATatctataatttaaaattttataaaatatttatttattaatagcTGAACACATGATTTTGAAAACATTGCTACAAATATCATTTTATATACCAAATTGTCATCAATATTAGTTTAGGGTATTTTTGTCTCAACAAcaaaaatgtaaaatttatcatactcattaaaatctcaccaaacaaaatattcttcaTCACTACACATTATATATCATTACTTTAAGTTTTCTCATCAATCCAATTAGTTATTGTATCCTACACACCAAACATAGCCCAAGTAGTTTGCATCTTTTGTAGTGATTTAAGATAAGAGCAAACAAACCAAAGATAATTTTCTACCAAGAATGTGATGATATTCCGACATATTGAATTCTCAAGAGTAATTCTCGTCCATATATctttcaaattaaaataaaacaaggAAAAAAGTTAATTATGGTTCATGCACCTACCCGGGGACTAGAAAATTCTAGCGTCAGCATTATTGGCTTTCAAATTTCAATTTCCTTTCTAGAACATGTCTACCCTAAAAAGTGGAAAGGACAAAAGCTATCGCAACCATATTTACTAGCATTTAAATTTAAGactaaaaaagaaaattatttaaatctttcattttccCAAAAAATTGTATCAACTACATTTTCTAGAgtgaaataatataaaaaaatcctTATTTATCTAGTTTTGCCTACTCAAAGGCGTTGGGAATGcagtaattattattaatactgCTGCAAGAGAATAACAAAAATTGAGGTTCGAATCTCCCGATCacgatttaaaaattttaaaatttaaaattatcattAGACTACACAtctgtaggaccgagcgcttgtcgCTTTaacaaaagctatagctagtagtaatggtgcaactcaaatatttaaaccgcacagcagctcaagcaccacggttcgatcgctctaccaaccaaggacaattattgcatccaacaatctccctcctaATAATTGCATTCTTTACCATCAATGGGAAACGAACCCATGACCTTgcctctgataccaattgtaggaccgagcgcttgtcgctttaccaaaaactgTAGCTAGTAGTAAtcgtgcaactcaaatcttttaaaccgcacagcaactCAAATATCACGGTTCAATCGCTCTATTGAACAAGAACAATTATTTAAACCAACAACACTCTTGACTAAAAAGACCTTTCTCGAAACcttgaaaataaaacatgtgcGATGCCTACCATGAATCCATATTCCGTACAACGTTGTTCAAATTACAGCCAATTTACGTGGAATGATAAATACCCACAATTTCTCTGCCTCAAAACCTCCCACATGCATCTATATCTTATCTGTGGGATACTGTCCCACACCGGAGATGGTCCAAATTTAGTCATATttgtgatttaaaaaaaatagtggaTCTCATGTATTTGTGGTTAAATCTGGATCCTGGATCTACACATGAAGCACTGCCCCACATATAAGCTGAAATATTCCCTATGAATACACCCACACCTCGTAGACTCCGCCATATTCAAGTCATACAAGACTTTTTCTACCGATTCTAGCTCGACTTTTATTACATTTCCACACCTACTTATTCTTACTCttacaataattatataaattcagAGTTCTTTTTTCACGCACAAACAAACATTATGGCTGCCGCGGCATCGGGTATGCAAGTGATCTGCGGAGCTGGTTTGAGTTCAAGAATTGTGGGTTCGAACCAGTTTGTTCCTCTGAGAGTGAGATGTATGCCACTCTGTAAAAAGGATCTGAAGTTTAGAGTTCGAAGCAGGATTGAGGTACATATAATATGAGCAATTCTTGATTATTATTGCCTTTGGTGGATTATTATATGCTTTTCGAATCATCCTGCAGCAATGgaatgttttaattttttatttatttaaagattatgaaTTTGGTTTTCAAATGTTTGAATCAACTAAAAGAAATCAGATCTGATAAGGTGAAGTTTAACatgtttacttttttttttagtaaAGACTATACTTTTATGAAGGTTATTTGTATATTTTGCTACTTATTAATTATTTGAATAATGAAATGTTTGACTTTAATTGTTGATTGAATAGGATGGTGCTGATGTTTCTGATGAGAAAGAAAAAGCAGCAGTTTCAGTTCCACCTCAGTTGTTTTCCACGCCTCTTCCGCCGCTGCCGCAACCTGAGGTTAGCGGATtcaaacaattttatattttgaaacgTTTCTAgttgattttaaataattttggtGGTGATGTCTCAAAAAACAGAAACAATGTAATTTGTTGTGATTTGGGTAACTAATACAAAATTCTTGCGAATCTTCCAAGTTTTACAGAATTCTTATCCGTAAATTTACTTTTTCTAACATTGTTGGTGAAACTAATTATTGCGGATACGTTAATGTGACGAGAGAAATTGTGTAGCTATACTGGGAACCTGAGATTTGATGAAAGAATTATAAATGATAGAGGACTATTTACATGTAACCTTTACTAATATTTTACCAAATTAAATTTAAGGATTCACatcaaattattttgttcgcataaatatatatcaaatgTATAACTTTACTATATGTCTAGGAGAGCACCAAGATTACTGACATCATGGCCTTCGACGGGCCTGGTCCGGAAAGAATCAACGGCCGTCTAGCGATGATCGGATTCGTGTCAGCCATAGCTGTAGAATTAACCAAAGGACAAGATATCTTTTCACAGATACAGAATGGAGGGATCTCTTGGTTCGTCTGGACAAGTGTTGTGCTATCTGTAGCATCACTTGTCCCATTGTTCAAAGGCGTGAGTGCGGATTCGAAATCGAGGGGATTGATGACATCTGATGCAGAGCTTTGGAATGGAAGGCTTGCGATGTTAGGGTTGATAGCTTTGGCTTACACCGAGTATGTCAAGGGCGGGGCTCTTGTGTGAAGGTTCTGTTAGTGTTGAAGTAGCTTGGTATGGTAAAAGAATGATGTAATGTTTTCAAGTGGGAATGTTTAAATCAATACATCTTGTTCGAGAAGTTAATGGCTGCCTTTTTATTACTCGGAAACTGTCAAATATATGTTTTAGAATCCCATCTGAATTTATGTCTAGATTAGTTGAAAGTTCATGATGTTTTCATATAAAGTCAGGACAAGACAATATAATCATATTACAAATCCACATCCTCCATGTgctagttttttaaaaaaaaaaacacgacAAATATTCTTGGTAAAGTTCACAAATATGTTGATCTTTCGGTTggcactacaacaaaaatgattTTTCACAGCGCGTAAATTCACTTTCCGCGGCGCGCATTGCACGTTGCACAACTGCAAGCTGTTGAAACTTCAAGATTATCAACGGCGCGCATAGGCGCGCCGCGGATAATATTCAACGGTATGCGTAAGTACGCCGCGGATAAGATTATCAACAGAGTGTGTAGACGTACCGCGGATACTGTGTGCATATCATTAGTGCATGTATACGGTCACCTTCCTTCAACACCAGCTCGTCTGGAGTTTGCGCTCCTCGGAGACAGGGGCCACAATCTACGGAATGACGTTCACAATAGCAATTTCATCAGTTTCATTAGGCGCGTGCTTCCCTTGATCCTGAAACACCTCGCATCCATCCAAGCCTATGATCACTTTGAGAGTATGTACCCAGGATTGGTATCTTTCTTTGATATCGTCATTGCTTCCATCGCCAGTTGAGCTGCATCATGGTGCAGCATTGCTTgtatctcatcttcatcctccaTTTCCAGCTCACCTAGAGCTTGATCTCCTTCGAGGCATTGGCCATTAAACATGAACATGATACAGTCATAATCCACATACTGACGTACACAATAGGCATTAATAGCTTCTTTGTGCTTCTCTTCATCAAGAAAAACACCTCGTCCCTATCCTAGCCATGCATTTTAAAACTGATATTGGCATCCATATTTTGTTAGAGTATGTGTTCAACAAGTTAATTTTTGGCTTGAACtttattgactcttatgtaaaaataatatttattttaataatgttttacggttttatccaattatgatatttgatttatttgtatacaCATGTAAGTTGCATAGATAGTCCTTGAATATGGATAAGTTGCATAGATAGTCCTTGAATATGGATAAGGTATCATGAGGTCTGATTTTCAaaataagatcatgaaactcattaggaagtgtaccataTATTCTTAAcatgttcctagtcgaatcaaccGTCTTAACTAAAGATAAACGTCATTTGAACTTGAGACTAACATATATAATGTAAATGATAAGTTTCATTAGTAAGGGCATAAAGATGTCCATTCATACATATGAGTTATAatttgatgatgcactgaacaaccctcttcttgactgtccaagtggttatcacttatcgagtgaactattctgtggttatgattgtagaCCATTAATCTTTAGTCCCGAGACAACGTAAAAGTTCTACCTAATAACATGTATTTTGATCTGTTTACCAattccattgagggtcatcaggtggcgagctagggtgtagtttcgaaatacgtaggagccaaTAAAATGTAATTGGAGATTCACCGTTTGCCTATGGGTGAATATATCTTATGTGATCTCATTAGTTAATAGTACAAGGAATATTTGTCATAGTAAGACATGTGCATTTTGGAAATGTGTTTCCTCAGTTGCACATATCATATCACcgttattactcaaagatatatTACACCGTCATCGAATTCATTTGTAACTCTCGATGTACTAATCGTTACAGATTCGATATATATGAGTAGAAGGGACCATAccgtacgctaaccataacttaAGGTTTTGCAGGTATTATTAGT encodes:
- the LOC142547745 gene encoding early light-induced protein 1, chloroplastic-like — translated: MAAAATGMQMICGAGFSSRIACLNQFAPLRSSVPLFKRDMKFRVRNTAEDGGDVVDEKEKAAVPIPPQLFSTPPPRPQPEESTNITDIMAFDGPGPERINGRLAMIGFVAAIAVEFTRGQGIFSQIQNGGILWFVGTTVVLSVASLVPLFKGVSADSRSKGLMTSDAELWNGRLAMVGLIALAYTEYVKGGTLV
- the LOC142547743 gene encoding early light-induced protein 1, chloroplastic-like isoform X1, which encodes MAAAASGMQVICGAGLSSRIVGSNQFVPLRVRCMPLCKKDLKFRVRSRIEDGADVSDEKEKAAVSVPPQLFSTPLPPLPQPEESTKITDIMAFDGPGPERINGRLAMIGFVSAIAVELTKGQDIFSQIQNGGISWFVWTSVVLSVASLVPLFKGVSADSKSRGLMTSDAELWNGRLAMLGLIALAYTEYVKGGALV
- the LOC142547743 gene encoding early light-induced protein 1, chloroplastic-like isoform X2, producing MAAAASGMQVICGAGLSSRIVGSNQFVPLRVRCMPLCKKDLKFRVRSRIEDGADVSDEKEKAAVSVPPQLFSTPLPPLPQPESTKITDIMAFDGPGPERINGRLAMIGFVSAIAVELTKGQDIFSQIQNGGISWFVWTSVVLSVASLVPLFKGVSADSKSRGLMTSDAELWNGRLAMLGLIALAYTEYVKGGALV